The window ACCGGTATCAATTTACAATGTTTTTCTCAGGTTCACAACATCGTTCTTTATCCGGATAAACATTCCTGGTGTCAAACACAGCAAATCAAACAGGTTATCAGTTATCCAGGGTGTAAATCGGAAGAAATTGATAACAATGTTTGTGTGGGAGCATGTTTCAGTTACTCGATACCACATACAGAGCCATCGGATCCAGGGGAAGTAAGTCTATTCTAAATGTCAATTTTTTACCCTAAGGTAGGGGGTCTAACATTCTATACCCAACTCTTACCCTTTTTCAACTTACAGGTGATTGTGCCTTATTGTGATAGCTGTCAACCATCTGATACTACTTGGCATCACGTGAGTATTCATCCCAAAATGTTCTCTTTCAAAATTAAGGCAATAAACAGGACTCCTCCAGTAATGCTGAATAAGCTGGAACAGGCTTGAAGTTCAAACTCATTGGCAAGGGCGCATAAAAATAAGTACAGTCCAATTTCTTAAGATCAGATTTCTAATCTTGATTGAGGATTTGACACTAGATGACCTCAAAGTATTGGTCTTGCTGTAGTAGCTTTGACAGTAGtttctttgtgtgaaacaaaaccttattgtaatcgattcaatgtctacctgtctgtctgttacatccAATATCtaagttcgaaaatcacaaccgataacagctatgacgatgaaatccctgCACGGttgagagcctatttcagcttacaaaataccttattggcaaacttgatgccaatgtcggacctgactACGATGCTATCTcttatttaaaacaaaagcctcgaagagaatcattttcccagcttgtgaaaagaggctctcattaaccccattcacaaaagtggcgatcgttcgcttgctgagaattaccgtcccatttctctactctcctcctgttccaaaatcctggaaagatatgtcagcggctggttgtccgccccctttggccaacacatagtgaaagagtaacatggcttcgttaaacgtaggtccactgcctccaacctgcttgactttaccaactttgtcgccaaatgtctaaattcacggcaagaagtgcacaccatttacactgacttcgcgaaagccttcgacactgtaaatcacaagatacttctatccaaactcgcGCCCCTAAACGTTTCCAtatcacttgttttatggcttgcctcttacctttccaaccgatcctgccgcgtctcttttgacagctatacttcccgctccttctccccctcttctggcgtcccacaggggtctattctgggttctttgctatttttattttttattaacgaccttcctcccctccttacttgtccctgtttgctctatgcagacgaccttaagctgttttccgctatatcgtcgcctatggactgtgttccCCTTCACattaacctggacactctggttcgttggtgctcgactaatggtttagcgctaaacgtcagaaagtgtcactctatgggCTACTCCctgaaatcctcacccacttctttctcctactcacttaacggacattccttatcctgcttaaattccactccagacctcggagtcactttcgacaataataCGCTGCTGTGCCATATCGCTCTCAAGGCTGGACAGCACTTGCTGTcaagttttgtctaaaattcgAGGACTGACCCCGGCTGGCCCCGTCTGCTCGTGAATCTTCGGAAAGCATTCAGATACGCATTTCTACTGAGGTCAGTACAGATTTCCAGATGTAGAGCCTTGGTAGACAGACACACAAAAAATACCACGTACACCTTCATAGGTCTAGAGTTCCGGAGAAACCCACTTATTATGTTGAAAGGACCACATAAATCGATCCCCACATTTTCAAATACGAAGGAGGGGATCACCCGTTCCACTGGAAGTTCCGCTATCTTAGGCTCCACCATTTGTCCCCTCAATCGAGTACATTTTACACAGGTCCTGATCAATTTCTTTGTGCGCTGCTGTAGGGCGGGAATGTAAAACTTCCCTCTAATCAGGGTCATGGTCAGCCCTATACCACAGTGATCGTTGGCCTCGTGCACCTGTTTAATCAATAAATCCGTAAGATGAGATTTCCCCATGATAATAGGGTGCTTTTGACCAAATGGGATTGGGGCGTTACTTAATCTTCCGCCCACTCGAAGAAGACCGGTTTCCTTGTCCACAAAGGGATCCAGAGAACTCAACCAGTGCTGCCTCTCTATAGGAAGCCCTTGCATTATTCTTGTTATTTGTTTGCCAAAAAGGTCCTGCTGCTGACACCGGACTATTGCTTCCTCCGCCAGATGCAACTCTTCAACAGAGAGAACACCGGATCTTGTGGTTCTCCACCTCAAGCATCGAGCAACCACATTTATCAACCGACTAAAGGATGAGAACCGTGTGATAATGTCATCGGAGGGGGCATGATCCTCACTATCCACAGAAACATAAGTTACAGTTGCATCATCCAAGCAGAAGGGCAACTCGTCTCTTAAAAACGGAGGCCCGTTAAACCATAACGAACATGATGAATCTCAGCCGGCGAGGTTACCTTAGAAATAGCTTTAACCCGACGCTTCACTACCTTATTTTCAATCTCTTTTCGGCTGCGAATCCAAGCGAGAGCCACCTCCGAATCAGTGTAAGCTATAAACCTCAGCAGAATATCCCCCAGACTCCTCCTTACGTCTTGAAATAATGCAGTTAGTAGGACAATgctttctaattccaattttggaatagtgcagCCCCGAGATTCGTGGCTCAACCTGGATTTTAAGGGAGTAACACGACCTTTGGCCGCGAGACTATACATCACCGCTGCGTATCCATCTCCTGACGCATCGCTAAACCCGACTAGTTCAGTCATGTCCTCCGGCCTACTATACCAAGTCCACCTAGTACTGTGGACATGGTCAATGTACTCCAGGGAAGAGAATAGCTTGAGAAACTGCCCATGCCCTGGCTCTGGAACCCTATCATCCCAATTAAGTCCCTCCTACAATAGCTTCTAAATTTTCATCCGCAACCTCATGACAGAAAGGCGCAGCCATCCAATTGGATCATACAAAGCCTTCCTTTTGGTGAGCTTCATGAACTGGGTGGCTCTTTACGTTATACTGGAATCGGTCCTCGCGAGGGTTGTAATGCAGTCCGAGAATTTTAAGGTCACTCTCGGCCTTCTTCAAATTAACATAAGCGTCCACATGGAGTGACTTGTCTACACCCTCCAATATGTCCTTGCTGTTGGCGACCCATTTTGTCAGGGGGACTTTTCCCTTCTCCAACGTTGTTGATATTTTCCGAATCAACGTCTTAGCGACCTGCGTTCTTTGTCACCCACTTAGTCTCTTGGTCGGGCCCATTATCCTCGGCAACTTGATGAAGTGTCCTTGTCGCCTGCCAGGGTGCACAATCCATTCCGTAAGTGACGGTTTTTAGAAAGTATTCTGTAATGGGTTGCGCGGAATCACTCCTCCACCGAATCCTTAACTTAATTTGGTCCTCGGCCCTAAACCGAATTTGGCGATACATTTTGGTGATAATGTCAAAAATCTGATTCTGAAGCCTTGGACCTGGAAGAATCTTCTGATTCAGGCTAACTCCGTTAGATGTGGGACATATAGGGATAGGGCATATAATAGACTTCCCCACTGGTATCACTCCGGAGCTCCTGAAGAACCTCCTCCATGTGTCCCGAGTCTCGATATTCAGACATGAACTCGTCTGATTTTCGCTTAGGCTCGGAGTTTCTCATCCACCTCTTCTCCTGCCCGAGGAAAAGCTGGACTGCTTTACTAAAGGAATCTCCTAGCTTAATATCTTCCTGTCGGCAAGGGATGGGTACCACATATCGCCCACCAGGTGCTGAAAAAGGTGCTCGCACCTTTCCTTCGCCAGGTTGTTCTCTTCACCCTTATCTAAGGGCATGCCCCAAAAGTTTCTTAAACTTTGCCCAAACTCCCCCATAGACACATGAGTAGTGGTAATATGGGAACCACAAATCTCTTCCGAAGCGGAAATCGCCCAACCGAGACGCGTGTTTTGAGCCAGGAGCCCGTTAGCGACTTCCACTCCCTCCAAGATCAACTGTGGGAGGATGTTTGATCCCAGAAGCACATGGAACATGAGCGGCATGGTCCGTAACCGAGTCAGCCAACCTTTTACCGGCGAACAAACTATTAATTTTTCGTGGTAAGCGGGGGAGGCCCCCTTTGGTCACTCGTCTCACAACCAGTGCCTTCGTTTCTACTTTCAACCCCTCCTTCAAATGCAGAGTCAGAACTACAACGGAAGATACTTTACCAGCAGAAGTTCCTCCTACGTCTGAAACTTCaacacttgttttctttttaggtAGCCTTAATTTGTGAACCAGATCCTCAGTTGCTGCTCTGGCTTCCTTGGTCCACCAAGCAACTAACTGAGACTGACCgctcatcttttcctcctaacCTGACTACTGGTATGGACAGGATGGTACTGTAATGAGCCGCTAGTGCGGAATTTTCGACATGATGAGACGAACTACCTGGCTGAGTAGCACAGCCGGTTTGAGGATGGCAGGGTGCAGAGTCATTTTGCGCTTTTGGTAATCTACCCCTTGCCGATATTTGTGGGACGCACAGTACACACACAGCTTGTAATGCCGCAATAGTTCTACTTTATTATCGCTGTTTAGTAACTTCGGACACCGTAAAACCTTTTATTGTCTTCGTCAGTCTTTGCGGTGAGGGCCACTTCCCTATATGGCTTCTTTTTTCCTCCCTCCCTCCGATGAACACTCCTCTATGAAGTAGTGAACATCGGAGAACCACCCGTCCCCTCCCAGCCTGGGACCATTATGATGTAGCGATTCTCCAAAAACCGGTCTACATCGTTCATAGTCACGGGTAGCTTGGGGTTCTTCAAGGATGAATCGAACTCTCTGCGAGTAGGGGTGTCCATCTTCCGGGAGACAATAAATGGTATGAACGGGACTCCTTCCTCACAGTTAAACCCAGCTTTCCTAAGATTCTGGGCCACCGATCTCATAGTGTCGAGTGCGTTTCCGATAGTACTTGGATCTTTTTTGGTGaccataggaagattaaagagGGCCTGAATCTGTTTTTCCATCAGCCCCCGGCCGTTGCTGTAGCGCCGATTGAGGAGTTCCCAAGCCTTCTCGTAATTTTCTCCATACACCCCCAAATGCTCTACAATCCGCTTCGCACCGCACCCTTTAATTTACTCTGAAGCATCATCAGCCTTTCTGCCCGGCCGATATCCGAGCCGTTGTAGACAGAATTAAAAATGCTTCGGAAAGACTCGAATTGACTAAGATCTCCAGAGAAGGAAGGGATCTCAGAAACGGGGCGGTAACCTCGATTCCAGGAGGGTTACCCATCTGGAACATTCCTCCCTATGCCATAGTCAGTACCAATTGGACGGAAATTACTAACCGGAGCACTAGGTTCACTTTGGAATCAATCCCGAAATGCATTGGCCTTTTCTGGTCTAGCCCGGCCCTCTTAATCCAGCGGAGCCGTGAAAATGGAACGAtgccgtaggccaggacgccagacagcttttagggatatcaaattgctgGACCCCGAcccaaaacggggatgtctggagtttctaattaaggcgggcctagacgggatactaattgttgcgccgttgatgaagtggcgccattttgtgttgagtttcagGAGGGctttccatacatgtgaaaggggggtgtacaattttttcacaatatGGTCATgtcaggtatcaaatgaaagggcttggtTAGCAggtttcgaaactgatcttcttTCTGATATTGctcgaaacataggggagtcagggctcaaaatgtgtgcccaaaaaagtggggacattttagttttagtttttttttttaattttaaaggttttgtgtgaaagaaaatcaattcaatgtccgtctgtctgtctgtcagtctgcgacacccgatttactccgaaactgctggaccgattgttgcgaaatttggtgagaaaatgtgatccgtgtgtccctttatatgcagcgagtggcgccattttgtgttgagcttcaagtggggctccccatatatcggaaagggggggagcaacatttttttttctcacaaaatatggtcatgtgggatatcaaatgaaagggctcgattagtagcAATAGCAGTAGTAGTGGTATTAGAAActgataggggagtgagggctaaaAATGTGTGCATTTtgcgcacaatatttatgttttcaatttgtatggacatatgcatattttgtttgaCAATATTTTACgggtgtccagatagctgagtggtgtttttattcgagctcggagcaccatgccaacgaggtagtgatccgagtctatattggcccgcctatatgttctgacattcatcaaagctgagaagtggcagcgttcgatcaacacgtggtcaatttggttgaaagtggtcccgtctggtgagacccatgtatgtttgtggaccgctttctgcgcgaactaggtacttccaacaaccatttcgtgtgacactgccaactgaataatccgcagtcctttatcatttgtattttggtgtaagccatgggagccaacgtatcgcctgaatacgggctcctttcctacttggctgttaaaatccccaagtatgattttgacatcattcctgggacaggcttcgagggttcgttcttctGCCTCgtcgaaggtatccttctccgactcggcagtgtcctctgtaggggcgtgaacgctaatgaggcttgtatttctaagCTGGCCttgcaagcacagagtgcatagccgttcgcttatgttttcaaagccgaaaagggcaggtttcattttttggttgactaggagacctactctgagcacacggtttactggatggttgtAGTGGCTATTCTCcacgaaaccggtccctgtccaaagcaTCTCTTGCTacgctgttacgtcagccttatattgggacagggtatcgggctagttgctcagcagcttcatcttcaTCGAGGCTCCGGTTGTGGCTTcgcaacaagttgttttccatgcagGGTTGTCAgacctactcaacccccaatctggaggaccagctcGTACAATTtgtcgtttttaggcgcgggtttCAGGAGCATTATGAGACTTCTTCGCTCTGTACCTTGTCTAATGCAGCTTTTAACTGATAGCTTTCTCCCTAAACTCTCCACAGGTAACTCTACAGTGTGAGAAAAACAGCGATATAACTCCTCCACAACTGGTAAAACGCGTACAAATCATCAACAATTGTTCTTGTTCATCATGCGAGGGGGATCATCACAATCGTTACAAAACTACACCCCCTAGCGATACAGATGATTCTGATGATTTCCTTATAATGCAACAGAATGATGTCCCCGATTTGCTACGTCTCCTGAATAACCGTAACGAAACGAACACGGTACAAAACAGCATTCATGCTGAGAATGTCAAGTCCTTGATGAATCATAAAATCGTGACCCTCTTGAAAAACATTCAAGAGAAAAATTCGCGTTATGACAAGGACCAACTGATTGATCTGTTAAGGACGATTCAGGGCCCGGAGCATCATAAGCTCAGCGATGAGAAAATAGCAGATTTTGTGGAGAGTTTGAATTCAGAAAATGTGGAATTGGATCTGGTGCGATTAAGGGAAGTCCTGTCTAAGTTCGAACGTTCCAAGTATTTCGAAAAGCATCGGAAATATCTACTGGGTGGACATCACATTGATGAAGATCAACGGCGGCAGCATCGTCACCATCATCACCATCCCCACCATCAGATGGCTTTAAATAATAACGGAGAATCGAACCCCCATctatatgattccgaagaaAATGGACTAATTGACGGTTACCAGCATACCCATCAATTCGATGACAAAGCTATGTCCGATGTTGATACCATCAATTCTGAACACGTGGAACATGACTCAAGTCATCCTTCAAAAGAGCACCAAACCGATGATATTGTAATTGACTCAATTATCAACGGTCATCATGGTCAGGCAAGGTTATCGGGAACGATTCCTGGACGACCCCTTTCAACTGTCACTACTTCACCTTCGTACCAGCACACCTctgtccatcatcatcaacaccagCACCATCTCCAGCCCCAGCATTATCACCATGCTGGAGAAGAGATCCTTGGTCATGGTCACCTAATCAAAGGACCAAATGGGGCCCTTGTGATCGAACCGGATCGCATACATGAGAAACTCGATGTCAATTCACATGAGTTGAAGCCAAATCATGCTGGGACTCTTTTAAGTTATTCGGCAGCTGGTCAACCGTTATCCTCCTTATCAGGATcaacatcatcgtcatcatcattgtCACCATCAGGACCCACTCCGTTGTCTGGTAGTGTTGCGGAAGCAACTATGATTGTTGAAAAGACACCGGGTAAGTTGCAGTCAGGTGACAGGGATGATGACAGCTTGGAGGATAACGACTGATCCTTGTTTCATTttgtaatataatttttttttttttgttctgagTAACCAAATAATAATCTGAGAAATAAAGAACCGCGATACTCCTTTCTTCCTTAAACTGACGGCGTTGGGCAATCACTTATCTTTCTTCTATTTATTTTCATAGGAAAAAGTTTAGTCTTAATTTCCGTTGAGCTCTGTAGAATTTGTCCTTTTCTAcccttaatttttattttttataatctgtAATTATATTCAGTTAACATAAATAATACTCACACTGCGATTTCAaccttgttttgtttttctacttatttatatttttttttaagaaaataaatCTATTTTATGATAATTGAATTGTTATTtatcaaattaattaaattaaattataaatataataaataaatagagtGTAACGGATATTTTATTGATACTTtttaataaagtaaataaaattatagGAAATACCTAGTTTCGAACAAGACAACAGCAAGAGAGaagggtgtgttcagcgtccgCCGTcaatccattgcagaacacataatcaggaaattggccttcccaatcttgtccaggtaagactgaaaacctccatgcctcaTCCGCCCCTTGGCTCCTTTTGCCAAGAGCGTTACTACtcagtaagggtgcgttgacgttcttcacgggaaaCCATCCCTCTTAAGTTCTCACCCTTGCGACGGTAGATAACTCTGCGCTCTTTGGCAAagagagcaacggggatcactaccgcgatcaccatcatggctcATTTTGAGGCAGGGCGGtaaacagacgccactcgcaaagcgtCTCTCCACTTGAGCAATGTGCTTAacatgcacctccttgtcaaggacatcagcccatacctctgcgccaaccgcagcagaaccgactgcactAGTCCCACAAGGAGACGCCTCCTAGTAGATACAGGGCTCCCAACgttcgccattagtcgacttaaggccgcgactccagcgagtaataaaccaaggtatttagccTCTAATTTTGACTCCATAGTcaattcgccgatcgatatgggacccaGGAtcaggattctccttctggtcaagatgactacttcgttcctttccagcacaaggctgaaaccatgagtaatcatccatccgcttacccgtcgcatcaatatgccaggtctgctttacgcctgttcaacagtacgtctggcaacaagtgccgcaacgtcgtctgcatacctgaccaggcgcgactcttcgggcatatcgagtcccaGCGGACTATCGTATGAAGCGATCCAGAGGTCAGGTcctactaagtgaaccataccgaaaccgcggtggtagcgtttgggtcaaagaccaatcaggccaagcagcgctatggacttgtggagaacaagccttccaggaaataatgggcctcatcagagcgaaggtgaagggcatccacatctacagctgctatgctccacccagcgctacattcgtcgagtatgagcggatgcttgctgctcatgttttggatgcaagaggacgttggccgatcataataggaggcgatttcaatgcatgggctcttgaatggggcagccggataactaatgtcaggggacgtgttctcctcgaagcattcgcggaggtggacgtggtactggcgaatgttgggtcttcgtacactttccggggaaggggcctggggtctatagtggacctgacatacgtgagtgccactttagccagtagaatcgcttggcatgtcagtgaggactatactcacagcgaccactaggcaatctgtatagagatcaagggcggatcgagctcgaaaaagagttttcgcgcAGAataccgggtggtatgcttggctggacagtgaaagctttcgagggggacacgttttccgcggtgctcaaatccgacatatccctgaatggtacggctggagagaaagccatccagatcactcgatgggtgacggaagcatgcgatgctactatgcccagaaggcgattgcccCCCAGTagacaacccaactactggtggaacaacgaaatcgcaagtttgcgagccgcatgttttcgggcaaggaggctttgccagaggctcaggggaaaacccggtggcgacggtcgagaggaggtacACaaacaattgcgtggccgcctaaaggaagccattcggaggagcaaaaagaactgcttcaaacagctgtgcgaccatgccggcataaacccttggggcgaggcttacagagtggtgatgaaagggctgcggaaatcaccccaggtgatctgtcagcgcctcctgaaacacattgttaccactctgttccctcaccacgaaaataggagaaggcaaattgttgtccagctaaatgacggcataataccgcctgtaactgtggaggagctgcgggaaatatgtggtagtttcggtgacaacaaggccccaggtttggatggcatccccaaccgaactTTGAAACTGTCAGTGAAGattaggcccgaacttttcgccaacaccttcgaagcgtgcctaaaagaaggaatattccctgcccagtggaaaaagcaaaagttggtgttgcttccgaagcctggcaagccacctggaaacccagcgtcttatcgtcctatctgcctgttggatacaatggggaagatggtggagagagtcatctacaacagactgctgcccatcgtcgaagccagcaatggtttgtcgaaacgccagtttggtttggtggtggacgcaattggcatggtggtaaacctggcaaaaggtgcactgatttctggcggctgctgtgccgtggtggcgttggatgtcaaaaccGCATTCAACTCATCCAActagaatagaattaaacgggcgttggctgacataagtgtccccggatatttagcgaatttggtggaaaactacctctcagagaggactctctggtacgggacggatgagggccccaaagagtacattgtcacagccggggtaccacagggatcggtacttggtcccatgttgtggaatatcatgtacaatggggtgcttgctcttcccgtcccagaggggactacgattgtcggctttgctgatgacctagctgtggttgttgcagcaaaacatccagaagatgtggaggtttacgcaacagaaacagtgagagcggtaaagtcctggctagaaaaggccgggctgaccttggcggacgcgaaaacggaagcggtcttaataacgaaacgcaggaaaaataacactgtaaaagggtaggtcggtggacatacggtcgtatcaaagccggctatcaaatacctgggggtaataattgacacaaaATTGAGTTGAGCCAAAAGGCAGTcagcgccaccacggcacttgcaaaaatgttgccaaatattagtgggccgaaacatcaccggaggttggtgctagccggagtggtgcgctccatcctgctctactcgtcgcctgtgtgggcagaggcgcttgcaagctcTCACCGACGGAAGCAgttgaactcggtttaccggcggatggttTTGGgtgtgcagtgcttttagaaccacatcagatgaggcagtattggtggtggtaggtatgatcccggttgacattctggccaaagaaatgagtgtcctgtacaatgcaagacatatggaggggcatgcacagcgtagaaatgcggcaaggtcatagtcgcttgatctctggcaacgcagatgggacgagtctgcgacgcacaggctcattcccaacattggggtgtggcttgaacgaaaacatggggagaccaactaccacattacccagttcctcacggggcacggtggttgctacaggcagtatctgcaccgctttgggttggatgattctccgaactgtcccagatgcgatggcataccggaggatccagagcatgtgatgtttcactgcccacgatttgcgatggagagaaggagcttaaaccaggtgctgggcaggagcgggaccccggagagcttggttactgagatgctggagtccgaggagaagtggcttgcggttggctccgcaatcatcgaaatgcaggaggagttgctgaaggaacaaagaaggaggaaagctgcaaataggagaaggatgagtgcctaagagcaaacctaccccgcgaagtaatacctcaattgtggtcccacggggctggggctggagagaccgggggtggtttttagtgggtgtgaatcccacacgcgcccgctgtagttccgccgttcgggcggcggagctgcggcggacgtgtctttccaagattttccacctccgtgtacgcacaaaaaaaaaagaggtcAGGTCCTAGCACGGACCCCTGTGCTACCGCTGACGTGatatccatcctcctctggccctttagcgtctcatagagcaggaatcggtctttcagataatccctcaatatccgcaaaagatagcctggcacgtggaatgagttttctaacgtgctcagcatatctgtccatcttacagaattgaaggcatttctgacatcaagcgttatgaggaacacTATCCGTTGAGCGAGTTTACTGCTGATGAGctcctcgagcacttttccggccgtgtcaagcgtacacagcggtcgatatgcagacgggagctccgggtctcctttactctTGCTGATCATCGCCATTCTGGCCACTTTCAAgcggcaaggaaaaatgccctccttttcGTAAGCGTTGAATGCCTCAAGCAACAGGTCTGGGCGGTAAACTTGCggcgggatgccatcaggaattggtgccttcttgtttttcatattgATTACCTCTTTTTCGggttctctcattgtgaaaagagggtaaccttcgacgctttccgcgttaTTG of the Hermetia illucens chromosome 7, iHerIll2.2.curated.20191125, whole genome shotgun sequence genome contains:
- the LOC119660783 gene encoding uncharacterized protein LOC119660783, with protein sequence MDLWPLCFFIVCTILTAKSKGAHREHKVHNIVLYPDKHSWCQTQQIKQVISYPGCKSEEIDNNVCVGACFSYSIPHTEPSDPGEVIVPYCDSCQPSDTTWHHVTLQCEKNSDITPPQLVKRVQIINNCSCSSCEGDHHNRYKTTPPSDTDDSDDFLIMQQNDVPDLLRLLNNRNETNTVQNSIHAENVKSLMNHKIVTLLKNIQEKNSRYDKDQLIDLLRTIQGPEHHKLSDEKIADFVESLNSENVELDLVRLREVLSKFERSKYFEKHRKYLLGGHHIDEDQRRQHRHHHHHPHHQMALNNNGESNPHLYDSEENGLIDGYQHTHQFDDKAMSDVDTINSEHVEHDSSHPSKEHQTDDIVIDSIINGHHGQARLSGTIPGRPLSTVTTSPSYQHTSVHHHQHQHHLQPQHYHHAGEEILGHGHLIKGPNGALVIEPDRIHEKLDVNSHELKPNHAGTLLSYSAAGQPLSSLSGSTSSSSSLSPSGPTPLSGSVAEATMIVEKTPGKLQSGDRDDDSLEDND